The following are encoded together in the Neofelis nebulosa isolate mNeoNeb1 chromosome 9, mNeoNeb1.pri, whole genome shotgun sequence genome:
- the CEBPZOS gene encoding protein CEBPZOS isoform X1 yields the protein MWYRGLLYTSHWSCVQMGHLTGMLTLNLLNQKAGNSGTAGMARTMEPLAKKIFKGVLVVELVGVFGAYFLFNKMNTSQDFRQTMSKKFPFILEVYYKSVEQSGMYGVREQDQEKWLNSKN from the exons ATGTGGTACAGGGGCCTCTTGTATACAAGTCATTGGAGTTGCGTGCAAATGGGGCACCTTACTGGGATGCTAACCCTCAACTTGCTGAATCAGAAAGCtgggaactcaggaactgcagg GATGGCCCGCACTATGGAACCACTGGCAAAGAAGATCTTTAAAGGAGTTTTAGTAGTTGAACTCGTGGGCGTTTTTGGagcatattttttgtttaataagaTGAACACAAGTCAAG ATTTCAGGCAAACAATGAGCAAAAAATTCCCCTTCATCTTGGAAG tttattacAAATCTGTTGAACAGTCTGGAATGTATGGAGTCAGAGAGCAAGATCAAGAAAAATGGCTGAATAGCAAAAATTAA
- the CEBPZOS gene encoding protein CEBPZOS isoform X2: MARTMEPLAKKIFKGVLVVELVGVFGAYFLFNKMNTSQDFRQTMSKKFPFILEVYYKSVEQSGMYGVREQDQEKWLNSKN, from the exons ATGGCCCGCACTATGGAACCACTGGCAAAGAAGATCTTTAAAGGAGTTTTAGTAGTTGAACTCGTGGGCGTTTTTGGagcatattttttgtttaataagaTGAACACAAGTCAAG ATTTCAGGCAAACAATGAGCAAAAAATTCCCCTTCATCTTGGAAG tttattacAAATCTGTTGAACAGTCTGGAATGTATGGAGTCAGAGAGCAAGATCAAGAAAAATGGCTGAATAGCAAAAATTAA